From Aurantimicrobium sp. INA4, one genomic window encodes:
- the purM gene encoding phosphoribosylformylglycinamidine cyclo-ligase, with the protein MSQNSSYARAGVDTAAGDLAVELMKASVKATHGAEVLGGVGGFAGLFDVSFLKSFDRPLLATSTDGVGTKVAIAQALDKHDTIGQDLVGMVVDDIIVCGARPLFMTDYIACGKVYPERIAAIVKGIADACSATGTALVGGETAEHPGLLGVDDYDVAGAAVGVVEAADALGAERVVNGDVVIAMESSGLHSNGYSLVRHILAENKLSYDSTSDDFGGVVGEVLLEPTRLYTGPLVEVLGDPALAGSIHALSHVTGGGIAANLARVLPVGSWVEVDRSTWSPGNVFRVLTSLSGESLESTEGTWNLGIGMFAVVSSGAASAVTQKLSELGIPAWVVGMVSTSERDFTGFEQGAKGVNGGAVRLVGSYSN; encoded by the coding sequence GTGAGCCAGAATTCTTCCTACGCACGTGCGGGTGTTGATACCGCAGCCGGTGACCTCGCTGTCGAACTCATGAAGGCCAGCGTTAAGGCCACCCACGGCGCTGAAGTTCTTGGCGGAGTAGGCGGATTCGCCGGCCTTTTCGATGTTTCTTTTCTGAAAAGTTTTGATCGTCCACTGTTAGCAACCAGCACCGATGGCGTGGGAACAAAGGTCGCCATCGCTCAGGCGCTTGATAAGCACGACACCATCGGTCAAGACTTGGTCGGCATGGTTGTTGACGACATCATTGTCTGCGGTGCTCGTCCCTTGTTCATGACCGATTACATTGCCTGCGGCAAGGTTTACCCTGAGCGTATTGCTGCCATCGTGAAGGGCATCGCGGATGCCTGCTCGGCAACCGGCACAGCTCTGGTTGGTGGTGAAACCGCGGAGCACCCTGGTCTCCTTGGTGTAGACGACTATGACGTTGCGGGTGCTGCTGTCGGTGTTGTCGAAGCAGCTGACGCTTTGGGTGCTGAGCGTGTCGTCAACGGCGATGTTGTGATCGCCATGGAATCTTCAGGTTTGCACTCCAACGGATACTCCCTTGTGCGCCATATTTTGGCCGAAAACAAGCTGAGCTACGACAGCACCTCGGACGACTTTGGTGGTGTTGTAGGTGAGGTTCTGCTTGAGCCCACTCGTTTGTACACCGGACCACTCGTCGAAGTTCTTGGCGACCCTGCCCTGGCAGGAAGCATCCATGCTCTGAGCCATGTCACTGGCGGAGGCATTGCTGCCAACTTGGCACGGGTACTTCCTGTTGGTTCCTGGGTTGAGGTGGATCGCTCCACCTGGTCACCAGGAAATGTTTTCCGTGTTCTCACCTCGCTTTCTGGTGAAAGCCTAGAAAGCACCGAGGGAACCTGGAACTTAGGCATTGGAATGTTTGCCGTTGTTTCTTCCGGGGCAGCATCTGCTGTGACCCAGAAACTTTCAGAGCTGGGTATACCTGCATGGGTGGTCGGAATGGTTTCCACCTCCGAGCGTGACTTCACCGGATTTGAACAAGGCGCCAAGGGCGTCAATGGTGGCGCTGTTCGTCTCGTCGGTAGCTACAGCAACTAA
- the purF gene encoding amidophosphoribosyltransferase: MCGIVGIVSTEPVNQQIYDALLLLQHRGQDSTGIATADGSHLHMHKTKGQVREGFRTRDMRTLVGNVGLGHVRYATAGAASNEEEAQPFYVNAPYGIILVHNGNLTNTRELTKDLFNIDRRHVNTSSDTELLLNVLATELQSTISGSDLSPENLFQAVANLHTRVEGSYAAIAIISGHGLLAFRDPFGIRPLILGKREMDNGKTDYIVASESLVLESGGYEIVRDVEPGEAVFITQDGTLYTHQCAENPILRPCSFEYVYLARPDSVMNGISVYETRLRMGDRLAATIAQHAPLGDIDVVMPIPDSSRPSAMQVARTLGVEYREGFFKNRYVGRTFIMPGQAQRKRSVRQKLNAMSAEFKGKNVLIVDDSIVRGTTSREIVEMARAAGANKVTFTSAAPPVRYPHVYGINMPSRQELIAHGRKIPEIAQELGADHLIYQEVADMEAAIMEGSNLTGLDLSCFTGEYVTGTITPEYLDWVERNQLS; encoded by the coding sequence ATGTGTGGCATCGTCGGAATCGTCTCTACTGAGCCAGTCAACCAACAAATCTACGACGCTCTGTTGCTTCTGCAGCACCGCGGTCAAGACTCGACTGGTATCGCAACCGCAGACGGTTCACACCTGCACATGCACAAGACCAAGGGTCAGGTGCGCGAGGGTTTCCGTACTCGTGACATGCGCACTCTGGTCGGAAACGTGGGCCTCGGTCACGTGCGATATGCCACAGCTGGTGCCGCTTCCAACGAAGAAGAAGCACAACCGTTTTATGTGAATGCCCCCTACGGCATCATCTTGGTTCACAACGGTAACCTCACCAACACTCGTGAACTAACCAAAGACTTATTCAACATTGACCGCCGACACGTCAACACCTCCAGTGACACTGAACTGCTACTCAACGTGCTGGCTACTGAACTGCAGAGCACCATCTCTGGCTCCGACTTAAGCCCAGAGAACTTATTCCAAGCTGTTGCAAACCTGCACACGCGCGTTGAAGGTTCCTACGCCGCTATCGCGATTATTTCCGGTCACGGTTTGCTCGCCTTCCGCGATCCTTTCGGTATTCGCCCACTGATCCTGGGTAAGCGAGAAATGGACAATGGCAAGACTGACTACATTGTTGCCTCAGAGTCACTCGTTCTCGAAAGTGGCGGTTACGAAATCGTGCGTGACGTAGAGCCTGGTGAGGCCGTATTCATTACTCAAGATGGAACCCTCTACACCCACCAGTGTGCGGAGAACCCCATTCTTCGACCCTGCTCTTTTGAATACGTCTACCTCGCTCGTCCCGACTCAGTGATGAACGGCATCTCTGTCTACGAAACGCGACTGCGTATGGGTGATCGTTTGGCTGCCACCATTGCACAACATGCTCCGCTCGGTGACATTGACGTGGTCATGCCGATTCCTGACTCGTCCCGCCCCTCAGCAATGCAGGTTGCACGCACGCTGGGTGTGGAATATCGCGAAGGTTTCTTCAAGAACCGATACGTAGGTCGCACCTTCATCATGCCCGGCCAGGCGCAGCGCAAACGTTCTGTCCGCCAGAAACTCAACGCAATGTCCGCAGAGTTCAAAGGCAAGAATGTCCTCATCGTGGACGACTCGATTGTGCGTGGAACAACCTCTCGCGAAATCGTCGAGATGGCTCGTGCTGCTGGAGCAAACAAGGTGACCTTCACCTCGGCGGCTCCCCCCGTCCGCTACCCCCACGTTTATGGCATCAACATGCCCTCGCGCCAAGAACTCATAGCTCACGGCCGGAAAATTCCAGAGATTGCTCAAGAGCTTGGTGCAGACCACCTGATCTATCAGGAAGTAGCTGACATGGAAGCAGCGATCATGGAAGGGTCTAACCTCACCGGGCTTGACCTGAGCTGCTTCACAGGCGAATACGTCACCGGAACGATTACTCCGGAATATCTCGACTGGGTCGAGCGCAACCAGTTGAGCTAA
- a CDS encoding sterol carrier family protein, with protein MAKPRVDAAEGQLAVQAVMEGSSERNDVATAVRYLLQLVTDRAPGHTVELRVPPYGAIQCVEGPEHTRGTPPNVVEMDPATWIAIATGKQAWREAYDEGKISASGVRSDVSYLFPLAQW; from the coding sequence ATGGCTAAACCTCGAGTGGATGCGGCTGAAGGTCAACTAGCCGTTCAAGCTGTTATGGAAGGTTCGTCTGAGCGCAACGATGTTGCCACTGCAGTGAGATATCTGCTGCAACTGGTCACAGATCGCGCACCAGGCCATACAGTTGAACTTCGCGTACCGCCTTACGGAGCCATCCAGTGCGTGGAAGGGCCAGAACATACTCGGGGAACACCCCCGAATGTGGTGGAGATGGATCCCGCTACATGGATTGCCATAGCGACAGGCAAACAAGCCTGGAGAGAAGCCTATGACGAGGGGAAGATCAGTGCATCAGGTGTTCGCAGTGATGTGAGCTACCTCTTTCCACTGGCACAATGGTGA
- a CDS encoding polyprenyl synthetase family protein: MSTSVSGVAGRLSLRQRLFASPETKQLADTIDAGLASIEEGLSTELHFADALADVSGRYLYGAGGKRVRPMLTLLTAQLGNGATPEVITASQAIEITHLASLYHDDVMDEAPLRRGVPSAHEVWGNSVAILTGDLLFSRASTLMTRLGEKAMLLQAETFERLCLGQLHETVGPRPDEDPVSHYIQVLADKTGSLISAAARCGIVYSGAPREFEEPMVEFGEKIGVAFQLADDVLDLSPESAATGKQAGTDLRAGVPTLPTLLLEKQGLTDPAAAALLARIRDDADEESAEADADLQLAIAELYTHPVTQATREEARRWAHEAVAALEPLPAGPVKTALSAFAEHVVSRSA, translated from the coding sequence GTGAGTACGAGCGTGAGTGGTGTAGCTGGACGTCTTTCCTTGCGTCAGCGACTTTTCGCCAGTCCAGAAACAAAACAACTCGCGGATACCATCGACGCTGGTTTGGCCTCAATCGAAGAAGGCCTCAGTACAGAACTTCATTTTGCCGATGCGCTCGCCGATGTATCAGGTCGATACCTCTACGGCGCCGGAGGTAAGCGCGTTCGCCCCATGCTGACTTTGCTCACTGCACAGCTGGGCAATGGCGCAACCCCTGAAGTCATCACGGCATCCCAAGCAATCGAAATCACTCACTTGGCTTCTTTGTATCACGATGACGTTATGGATGAAGCTCCGCTTCGTCGTGGTGTTCCCAGTGCTCATGAAGTGTGGGGAAACTCGGTAGCTATCCTCACCGGAGATCTTCTCTTCTCCAGGGCCAGCACACTGATGACGCGTCTCGGTGAGAAGGCAATGCTGCTGCAGGCCGAAACCTTTGAGCGGTTGTGCCTGGGTCAGCTCCATGAAACCGTGGGCCCCCGTCCAGATGAGGACCCTGTCTCTCACTACATCCAAGTGTTGGCAGACAAGACGGGATCGCTTATTTCCGCTGCAGCCCGTTGCGGCATTGTTTACTCTGGTGCACCTCGCGAATTTGAGGAGCCCATGGTGGAGTTTGGTGAAAAAATCGGCGTCGCCTTCCAGCTCGCTGATGACGTCCTGGACCTGTCTCCCGAATCTGCAGCTACCGGTAAACAAGCTGGAACTGATTTGCGCGCAGGCGTTCCCACACTGCCCACTTTGCTGCTTGAGAAGCAGGGACTCACAGACCCCGCGGCAGCCGCACTGTTGGCTCGCATTCGCGATGATGCCGATGAAGAATCTGCCGAGGCAGATGCTGACCTCCAGCTAGCTATCGCTGAGCTGTATACGCATCCGGTTACCCAAGCCACCCGTGAAGAAGCTCGCCGTTGGGCACACGAAGCTGTTGCTGCGCTCGAGCCACTGCCTGCAGGTCCGGTGAAAACCGCACTGTCAGCTTTTGCAGAACACGTCGTTTCTCGCTCTGCCTAA